Proteins encoded together in one Bacteroides ovatus window:
- a CDS encoding tyrosine-type recombinase/integrase produces the protein MIQKKTIKEISVLWKEDKKQYVKQSTFAAYVLILENHIYPTFGEMYELEENKVQEFALQKINNGLSKKSIKDILIVLKMILKFGVKHGYLDYKEWEIRFPTEDEKQHLEVLSISHQKRIMSFIQEHFTFKNLGIYICLSTGLRIGEVCALTWDDINIELGIISIKRTIERIYIIDGEKRHTELIINTPKTKNSIREIPITKELIRILKPLKKIVNGNYYILTNEEKPTEPRTYRNYYKKLMKDLNIPELKFHGLRHSFATRCIESNCDYKTVSVILGHSNISTTLDLYVHPNMEQKKKCIDRMIKGLK, from the coding sequence ATGATTCAAAAAAAAACTATCAAAGAAATTTCCGTACTTTGGAAAGAAGACAAAAAGCAATATGTAAAACAATCGACATTTGCTGCGTATGTACTAATTCTTGAAAATCACATTTATCCGACATTTGGAGAAATGTATGAGTTAGAAGAAAATAAGGTACAGGAATTTGCTCTTCAGAAGATTAATAATGGATTAAGTAAAAAATCCATTAAGGATATTTTAATTGTATTGAAAATGATATTAAAATTCGGAGTAAAACATGGATACTTAGATTATAAAGAATGGGAAATCAGATTTCCAACGGAAGATGAGAAACAACATTTAGAAGTTCTTAGTATCTCACATCAAAAAAGGATCATGAGTTTTATCCAAGAACATTTCACATTCAAGAATTTAGGAATTTATATTTGCCTTAGTACCGGACTACGAATAGGAGAAGTATGCGCTTTAACGTGGGATGATATAAACATAGAATTAGGAATAATTTCTATTAAAAGGACAATTGAACGCATCTATATCATTGATGGAGAGAAAAGACATACAGAACTTATTATCAATACTCCAAAAACTAAAAATTCCATTCGTGAGATCCCAATTACAAAAGAATTAATCAGAATTCTAAAGCCATTAAAAAAGATAGTGAACGGTAACTATTACATTCTAACAAATGAAGAAAAGCCTACAGAGCCTAGAACATATCGCAATTATTACAAGAAACTAATGAAAGATCTAAATATTCCAGAACTAAAATTTCATGGTCTTAGACATAGTTTTGCTACACGTTGCATAGAAAGCAACTGCGACTACAAAACTGTAAGTGTTATTTTAGGCCATTCTAATATAAGTACAACACTTGATCTTTACGTTCATCCCAATATGGAACAAAAGAAAAAATGTATAGATAGAATGATTAAAGGATTAAAATAA
- a CDS encoding restriction endonuclease subunit S, which produces MASLQDIAAVNPKSNPLQNSFVYIDLEAVEKGELRKIQEVMREEAPSRAQRVIYKNDILFQCVRPYQKNNYIHKIQSKSNQQWVASTGYAQIRTTEIPNYIYHLLNTDGFNRKVMVRCTGSSYPAINSEDLATIRFYLTTDTKEQLKISRLLDLLDERIATQNKIIEKLQSLIKGIAQHCIKESTSGNTYVKLGDICQITTGKLDANAQVDNGIYPFFTCAEQPFKIDSFAFDTEALLISGNGANLGYINYYHGKFNAYQRTYVLDIFSENIQYIKWALKVLLPKRIAIEKSSSNTPYIVLSTLSDLRLPIPNKSIQCHIAKLMQSLERKLSSQIALNGSYNRLKQYLLRQMFI; this is translated from the coding sequence ATGGCATCACTTCAAGATATAGCAGCAGTGAATCCCAAGTCGAATCCACTTCAAAACTCTTTTGTTTATATAGATTTGGAAGCTGTTGAAAAAGGTGAATTGAGAAAAATTCAAGAAGTAATGCGAGAGGAAGCACCAAGTAGAGCACAGCGCGTCATTTACAAAAATGACATTCTGTTTCAATGTGTTCGTCCGTATCAGAAAAACAACTACATTCATAAGATTCAAAGTAAAAGTAACCAGCAGTGGGTCGCCTCAACTGGATATGCGCAAATTAGGACTACAGAAATACCGAATTATATTTATCATCTATTAAATACAGATGGGTTCAATCGAAAAGTAATGGTTCGTTGCACGGGGTCAAGTTACCCGGCTATTAATAGCGAGGATTTAGCAACAATTAGATTCTATCTTACTACTGATACCAAAGAACAACTTAAAATATCACGATTGTTAGATTTGCTTGATGAACGCATTGCTACCCAAAACAAAATCATTGAGAAACTGCAATCCTTAATTAAGGGAATTGCACAGCATTGCATTAAAGAATCAACAAGTGGAAACACATATGTAAAACTTGGTGATATTTGTCAAATTACAACAGGAAAACTAGATGCAAATGCACAGGTAGATAATGGGATTTATCCATTTTTTACTTGTGCAGAACAACCATTCAAAATTGATAGCTTTGCTTTTGATACAGAAGCTTTACTAATCTCTGGTAATGGCGCTAATTTAGGATATATCAATTATTATCACGGAAAGTTTAATGCTTATCAAAGAACTTATGTGTTAGATATATTCTCCGAAAATATCCAGTACATTAAATGGGCGTTGAAAGTATTGCTGCCCAAAAGAATTGCAATAGAAAAGAGTTCAAGCAACACTCCTTATATAGTACTATCGACTCTCAGTGATTTAAGGTTACCAATTCCCAACAAGAGCATTCAATGCCATATAGCAAAATTAATGCAATCTTTAGAAAGAAAATTATCAAGCCAAATTGCATTGAATGGTTCTTATAATAGGTTGAAGCAATACTTACTCCGCCAGATGTTTATATAA
- a CDS encoding restriction endonuclease subunit S, which produces MGYKIIRLHDVVLSPQNLWMGNINYNDRFEIGIVSPSYKVFSIADGYDNQFVAAMLKTHRALYSYMMVSEQGASIVRRNLNMEAFSQLVFKIPSLDKQREIGYAISLLKSQLKTANKIIKAYTSQKQYLLRQMFI; this is translated from the coding sequence GTGGGTTATAAAATCATTCGGCTTCATGATGTTGTTTTAAGTCCTCAAAATTTATGGATGGGGAATATCAATTACAATGATAGATTTGAAATTGGGATAGTTTCTCCTTCTTACAAAGTATTTTCAATAGCAGATGGTTACGACAATCAGTTTGTGGCTGCAATGTTAAAAACTCATCGTGCCTTATACAGCTATATGATGGTATCAGAGCAAGGCGCAAGTATCGTTAGACGCAATTTAAATATGGAGGCTTTCTCGCAGCTTGTATTCAAAATACCTTCTCTTGATAAACAAAGAGAAATAGGCTATGCAATATCATTATTGAAGTCCCAATTAAAAACAGCGAATAAGATTATTAAAGCTTATACATCACAAAAGCAGTATCTGCTCCGTCAAATGTTTATATAA
- a CDS encoding restriction endonuclease subunit S codes for MCYRSAISKQVFAQEPNGWCRLDTLFSKGKAGGTPTSTNKEYYNGEIPFLSINDITKQGKYVRYTENHLSQSGLENSSAWVVPKYSLIMSMYASVGLVTINEIPTTTSQAMFAMQLKDKGLLDYLYYYLSYFKYRYIHKYLETGTQSNINADIIRGIMIPIYGHSRNMEIASTLQGIDVKIDNELSVLKLFNKQKNYLLSQMFI; via the coding sequence TTGTGTTATAGGTCTGCGATTAGTAAACAGGTATTTGCTCAAGAGCCTAATGGATGGTGTAGATTAGACACTTTATTCTCAAAAGGCAAGGCTGGTGGTACTCCGACTTCCACAAATAAAGAATACTATAATGGAGAAATACCATTCTTGAGTATTAACGATATAACAAAACAAGGTAAGTATGTCCGATATACAGAAAATCATTTGAGCCAAAGTGGATTAGAAAACTCTTCGGCATGGGTAGTTCCAAAGTATAGTTTAATAATGTCAATGTACGCATCAGTTGGCTTGGTAACTATAAATGAAATACCTACTACAACAAGCCAGGCAATGTTTGCAATGCAACTAAAAGACAAAGGTTTATTGGATTATCTGTACTACTACTTGTCATACTTTAAGTATCGCTACATCCACAAGTATCTTGAAACTGGAACACAAAGCAATATCAACGCTGATATTATTCGCGGAATAATGATTCCAATTTATGGACATAGTCGCAATATGGAAATTGCGTCAACACTGCAAGGCATTGATGTAAAAATCGACAATGAGTTATCAGTACTTAAACTATTCAATAAGCAAAAGAACTATCTTTTGTCCCAGATGTTTATATGA
- a CDS encoding restriction endonuclease subunit S — protein MANNNNKDKCNVPHLRFPEFSGEWEMSSIGEQFELYSGNTPSRMNKNQFDGSINWITSGELKEHYISDTKEKISEEAAKNNSLKLLPVGTFVIAIYGLEANGVRGTCSITTRESTISQACMAFTSKMDIQNEFLYSWYKKHGNIIGIKYAQGTKQQNLSYDIIERFNISYPCMEEQKKLIRFISLIDQRIATQNKIIEDLKKLKSAISKHLFARKDLLETTICLSNIATLKNGYAFQSGKYNALGKWKILTITNVPGERYINDEDCNCIINLPNDIQDHQVLKEGDILISLTGNVGRVSLCKNGDYLLNQRVGLLQLSKNVNREFLYQILSSQRFENSMIACGQGAAQMNIGKGDVESYVLPYSSNGNNILWVAKILHSYDERIINELRRLTLLTMQKQYLLTQMFI, from the coding sequence ATGGCAAATAATAACAATAAAGATAAATGCAATGTTCCCCATTTGAGATTTCCGGAGTTTAGTGGGGAGTGGGAAATGTCTTCTATTGGAGAACAATTCGAACTCTATTCTGGAAATACACCAAGTAGAATGAATAAAAATCAGTTTGATGGCTCTATAAATTGGATTACCAGCGGTGAACTCAAAGAGCATTATATATCTGATACTAAAGAGAAAATTTCAGAGGAAGCTGCAAAAAATAACAGCTTAAAACTTCTTCCTGTTGGAACATTTGTAATAGCGATATATGGACTTGAAGCAAATGGTGTTAGGGGTACTTGTTCAATTACAACAAGAGAATCGACCATCAGCCAAGCATGTATGGCTTTTACATCTAAAATGGACATCCAAAATGAATTTCTTTACTCGTGGTATAAGAAGCATGGCAATATCATTGGTATAAAATATGCCCAAGGAACTAAGCAACAAAATCTTAGTTATGATATTATTGAGAGATTCAACATATCATATCCTTGTATGGAAGAGCAAAAAAAATTAATTCGTTTTATTTCATTAATAGACCAACGTATCGCCACCCAAAACAAAATCATTGAGGATTTGAAAAAGCTAAAGTCTGCGATTAGTAAACATTTGTTTGCACGAAAAGATTTGTTAGAAACTACTATATGCTTGTCGAATATTGCGACATTGAAAAATGGTTACGCATTCCAGAGTGGCAAGTATAATGCACTGGGCAAATGGAAAATCCTCACAATAACAAATGTGCCTGGCGAGCGATATATAAACGATGAAGATTGCAATTGCATAATCAACTTGCCGAACGATATACAAGACCACCAAGTATTAAAAGAAGGAGATATTTTAATATCTCTTACGGGTAATGTTGGGCGTGTTTCTCTTTGTAAGAATGGAGACTATTTACTCAACCAACGAGTTGGTTTGTTGCAACTTTCAAAAAATGTAAATCGAGAGTTCCTATATCAAATTCTATCTTCTCAAAGATTTGAGAATAGTATGATAGCTTGTGGTCAAGGTGCTGCCCAAATGAATATTGGTAAAGGGGATGTAGAAAGCTATGTGTTACCGTATTCCTCAAATGGCAATAACATTCTTTGGGTCGCAAAAATACTACACTCATACGATGAGCGCATCATTAATGAGCTACGAAGACTAACCTTGTTAACCATGCAGAAGCAATATCTCCTTACCCAGATGTTCATATAA